One Littorina saxatilis isolate snail1 linkage group LG1, US_GU_Lsax_2.0, whole genome shotgun sequence genomic window carries:
- the LOC138977367 gene encoding probable G-protein coupled receptor B0563.6, with amino-acid sequence MTTVSIFLYQAANVIEFKVTPVICSIGIVLNMVNLLVLTERGLKESPYIYLRALSLTDLSALLMTAVFLVVTTPAGSSGFITSDGTTTGDLGVFYGAYIFLPLTSICNNASTWIVITLTIERFLFVKKPLWARGMCTPSSAKLKTVVVLVVITLVNVPRFMYYRVDTATSPPHRLQIRPTVFRYSKANEKVLWLYSVMFGLVPLLILGVTNRYLIYAVKKARRQRRLLRIRNNMEAHWNREQTRLTLTLISIVCLAVVCILPAAFGDVVVMSYLFSRSATLRQFLESPFYKVFRSVSNLLLTCNMSLNFVLYSAFNDKFVRVMKKMVRRFVRVMKKMIRRFVRVMKKMIRRFVRVMKKMIRRFRPRHEEDDSQVRPRHEEDDLQRQKVRPHHEEDDSQVRPRHEEDGLQRQKVRPHHEEDDLHVGHTRVVMEGVGWAKSTWVLEPKAICRGKDRWLHQVTGKKSTLGVLFVGAGTRHKAVVKTASNASSLTTKTSNVEQSNLLLHQHHQHQHNHR; translated from the exons ATGACAACGGTGTCTATATTTCTATATCAGGCGGCCAACGTTATCGAGTTCAAGGTGACCCCGGTGATTTGCAGTATCGGCATCGTGCTGAACATGGTCAACCTGCTGGTCCTCACAGAGCGAGGGTTAAAAGAGTCCCCCTACATCTACCTGCGTGCCCTCTCCCTCACCGACCTGTCGGCGCTGCTCATGACCGCCGTCTTTCTCGTGGTCACAACCCCTGCAGGCTCCTCGGGCTTCATCACCAGTGACGGAACGACGACGGGCGACCTGGGCGTGTTCTACGGCGCCTACATCTTCCTACCGCTCACCTCCATCTGCAACAACGCCAGCACCTGGATCGTCATCACGCTCACCATAGAGAG GTTCCTGTTCGTGAAGAAGCCGCTATGGGCGAGGGGCATGTGCACGCCGAGCAGCGCCAAGCTGAAGAcagtggtggtgttggtggtcaTCACACTGGTCAACGTGCCCAGGTTCATGTACTACAGGGTGGACACCGCCACGTCGCCGCCACACCGCCTGCAGATCAGACCCACAGTGTTCCGATACAGCAAGGCCAACGAAAAG GTGCTGTGGCTCTACAGCGTGATGTTCGGGTTGGTTCCCCTTCTGATACTGGGTGTTACTAACCGCTACCTGATCTATGCGGTGAAGAAAGCGAGAAGACAGCGCAGGCTGCTCAGGATCAGAAACAACATGGAGGCACACTGGAACAGGGAACAG ACACgtctgaccttgaccttgatatCCATCGTGTGCCTGGCCGTCGTCTGCATCCTACCCGCGGCCTTCGGTGACGTGGTGGTGATGTCATACCTGTTCAGTCGGAGCGCCACCTTGCGGCAGTTCCTGGAATCCCCGTTCTACAAGGTGTTCCGCAGCGTGTCCAACCTGCTCCTCACCTGCAACATGTCGCTCAACTTCGTCCTCTACTCGGCCTTCAACGACAAGTTCGTCCGCGTCATGAAGAAGATGGTTCGCAG GTTCGTCCGCGTCATGAAGAAGATGATTCGCAG GTTCGTCCGCGTCATGAAGAAGATGATTCGCAG GTTCGTCCGCGTCATGAAGAAGATGATTCGCAG GTTTCGTCCGCGTCATGAAGAAGATGATTCGCAG GTTCGTCCGCGTCATGAAGAAGATGACTTGCAG CGGCAGAAGGTTCGTCCGCATCATGAAGAAGATGATTCGCAG GTTCGTCCGCGTCATGAAGAAGATGGCTTGCAG CGGCAGAAGGTTCGTCCGCATCATGAAGAAGATGATTTGCATGTGGGTCATACTCGTGTCGTTATGGAGGGAGTTGGGTGGGCGAAGAGCACATGGGTGTTAGAGCCCAAGGCAATATGTAGAGGAAAGGACAG GTGGCTGCATCAGGTGACGGGCAAGAAATCCACCCTGGGTGTGCTGTTCGTGGGAGCGGGTACCCGGCACAAGGCGGTTGTCAAGACAGCCAGCAACGCCAGCAGTCTCACCACCAAGACCTCCAACGTCGAACAAAGCAACCTACTCCTCCACCAACATCACCAGCACCAGCACAACCACCGCTGA